One genomic region from Hoeflea algicola encodes:
- a CDS encoding acetyl-CoA C-acetyltransferase: protein MVDVFVYDHARTPRGRGKKDGSLHEVPSVRLASHMLQALRDRNGLDTSKVDDIIMGCVDAIGEAGGDIARAATFEAGYATEAPGIQINRFCASGLDAINMGAGKIAYGADDIVIAGGVESMSRIGIGAQGGAWFMDPSVNIPAYFMPQGVSADLIATKYGFSRDDVDAYAVESQKRAEHSWKNGYFDKSVVPVKDINGLTILDRDEHMRPGTDMQTLASLNASFGMMAEMGGFGAVAIQAHPEVEIINHVHHAGNSSGIVDGAGLVLLGSKRGGKTMGLEPRAKIRAFANIGSDPALMLTGPVDVTEKLLKRAKMKISDIDLFELNEAFAAVVLRYQQAFDIPSDKINVNGGAIAMGHPLGATGAMILGTVLDELERRDLNTALVTLCIGAGMGTATIIERV from the coding sequence ATGGTTGATGTATTTGTCTATGATCACGCCCGCACCCCGCGGGGCCGCGGCAAGAAGGACGGAAGCCTGCACGAAGTCCCGTCGGTGCGGCTGGCGTCACACATGCTGCAAGCGCTGCGCGACCGCAACGGGCTCGACACAAGCAAGGTTGACGACATTATCATGGGCTGCGTCGATGCCATCGGGGAAGCCGGCGGCGACATCGCCCGCGCGGCCACCTTCGAGGCCGGCTATGCCACCGAAGCCCCCGGTATCCAGATCAACCGTTTCTGCGCCTCCGGGCTTGATGCGATCAATATGGGCGCAGGCAAGATTGCCTATGGCGCCGATGATATCGTCATTGCCGGCGGTGTGGAATCGATGTCACGGATCGGCATCGGCGCCCAGGGCGGCGCCTGGTTCATGGATCCTTCAGTCAACATCCCGGCCTATTTCATGCCGCAGGGCGTTTCCGCCGACCTGATCGCCACCAAATACGGTTTCTCCCGTGATGATGTCGACGCCTATGCGGTGGAAAGCCAGAAGCGGGCCGAACACTCCTGGAAAAACGGCTATTTCGACAAGTCGGTGGTACCGGTCAAGGATATCAATGGCCTGACCATTCTCGACCGCGACGAGCACATGCGGCCGGGCACCGACATGCAGACGCTGGCCAGCCTGAATGCATCGTTCGGTATGATGGCGGAAATGGGCGGCTTTGGCGCCGTTGCCATTCAGGCGCACCCGGAAGTCGAGATCATCAACCACGTCCACCACGCCGGCAACTCGTCGGGCATCGTTGACGGCGCCGGCCTGGTGCTGCTTGGCTCCAAGCGCGGTGGCAAGACCATGGGACTGGAGCCGCGTGCAAAAATCCGCGCCTTCGCCAATATCGGCTCCGATCCGGCATTGATGCTGACCGGCCCGGTAGATGTCACCGAGAAGCTGCTCAAGCGCGCCAAGATGAAGATCTCGGATATTGATCTATTCGAACTCAACGAGGCCTTCGCCGCCGTGGTGCTGCGCTATCAGCAAGCCTTCGACATTCCATCGGACAAGATCAACGTCAATGGCGGCGCCATCGCCATGGGGCACCCGCTGGGCGCCACCGGGGCGATGATCCTCGGTACCGTGCTCGATGAGCTCGAACGCCGCGATCTCAACACCGCCCTTGTCACGCTGTGCATCGGCGCGGGCATGGGCACCGCGACGATCATCGAACGCGTTTGA
- a CDS encoding tellurite resistance TerB family protein, with translation MTARITAHDALIYLMVTMSAVDKTMNDAELARIGRLITFLPVFEGFDEDRLIDVTRSAAELLKGPEGLDIVLEVVRDAVPHKFYDTAYALAVEIASADYNIQQEEIRLLQMLRDRLGLDKLTCAAIERGAIARFRSN, from the coding sequence ATGACCGCACGCATTACCGCCCACGACGCGCTGATCTATCTGATGGTGACGATGTCGGCCGTCGACAAGACCATGAACGACGCGGAGCTGGCGCGCATCGGCCGCCTTATCACTTTCCTTCCGGTGTTCGAGGGCTTTGACGAGGACCGGCTAATTGATGTCACGCGGTCAGCTGCGGAATTGCTGAAGGGACCGGAAGGCCTCGACATCGTGCTGGAGGTGGTGCGCGACGCGGTGCCGCACAAGTTCTATGACACGGCTTACGCGCTGGCAGTGGAGATCGCCTCGGCGGACTACAACATCCAGCAGGAGGAAATCCGGCTGTTGCAGATGTTGCGCGACCGGTTGGGTCTCGACAAACTCACATGCGCTGCAATCGAACGTGGCGCGATTGCGCGGTTCCGCAGCAACTGA
- a CDS encoding sterol desaturase family protein, which yields MTLLGLSEPVIRLLAFSSIFVTLAAIELLAPRLERDEMRGALKSRRWITNLAMVVLSSVVLRIVFPLAAVGTALWAQSEGLGLLPLTQLPLWLVAIISFVVLDFAVWLEHLVSHKWPWLWRIHRMHHADTGFDLTTALRFHPFEIVLSMFWKAAVIIALGAPPAAVLIFEIVLNGAAMFNHANISLPKPVDRVLRRLIVTPDMHRIHHSTDQRETDSNYGFNLAIWDRLFSTYTETPRRGETGIEIGLSEWRDGRTAKFGWGLALPFLPTPARRDRSDRDGTDSAQ from the coding sequence ATGACATTGTTGGGACTATCCGAACCGGTAATCCGGCTGCTGGCGTTTTCGTCAATTTTCGTAACGCTCGCGGCAATTGAACTGCTGGCGCCGCGGCTTGAACGCGACGAGATGCGCGGCGCGCTGAAATCACGCCGCTGGATAACCAACCTGGCCATGGTGGTACTCTCCTCGGTGGTGCTCAGAATCGTGTTCCCGCTGGCCGCCGTAGGTACCGCGTTGTGGGCCCAGTCGGAGGGCCTGGGGTTGCTGCCACTCACCCAATTGCCGCTCTGGCTTGTCGCCATCATCTCCTTCGTGGTGCTTGATTTCGCCGTCTGGCTTGAACATCTGGTCAGCCACAAATGGCCGTGGCTGTGGCGTATCCACCGCATGCACCACGCCGACACAGGATTTGACCTGACGACGGCACTGAGGTTCCACCCGTTCGAAATCGTGCTGTCGATGTTCTGGAAGGCCGCTGTCATCATCGCGCTCGGCGCGCCGCCGGCAGCGGTGCTGATCTTCGAGATCGTGCTCAATGGTGCCGCTATGTTCAACCATGCCAACATCAGTTTGCCAAAGCCGGTCGACCGAGTGTTGCGGCGGTTGATCGTGACCCCGGACATGCACCGCATTCACCATTCCACCGACCAGCGTGAAACGGATTCGAATTACGGGTTCAACCTGGCGATCTGGGATCGGTTGTTTTCCACCTACACGGAAACGCCGCGGCGGGGCGAAACAGGTATCGAGATCGGGCTGTCGGAATGGCGCGACGGGCGCACCGCCAAATTTGGCTGGGGACTGGCGTTGCCGTTCTTGCCAACGCCTGCCCGGCGCGACCGGAGTGATCGCGACGGGACCGACAGCGCTCAGTAG
- a CDS encoding transporter substrate-binding domain-containing protein yields MAAGDVVVPNYIDPRERIPAPDSQSFNRIRFVTTVDFPPFSFFDQTNRLSGFHIDLARAICAEMNALPKCQIQALPWTELANALKTGQAEAMISGLAMTAKSRADYRFTRPYLQLPARFAIRKDAAPGGIDAKALAARRVGVVGGAAHEAMLREWFPALKPVTFSRPDWMFDALKSGNLDAVYGDGLQLSFWLSSQTAESCCRFFDGPYFSRAHLGEGLAIAVAPRNAALAVAFDNALAALNRDGRFAELYLRWFPNGLY; encoded by the coding sequence ATGGCTGCCGGGGATGTCGTTGTTCCCAATTACATCGATCCGCGCGAACGGATACCCGCGCCGGATTCCCAGTCTTTCAACCGTATCCGTTTTGTCACCACGGTTGATTTTCCGCCGTTCAGTTTTTTCGATCAGACCAACCGTCTTTCAGGTTTCCACATTGATCTCGCCCGCGCCATCTGCGCGGAAATGAATGCGTTGCCAAAATGCCAGATTCAGGCATTGCCCTGGACCGAGCTGGCCAACGCCCTGAAAACCGGGCAGGCGGAAGCCATGATCTCTGGCCTTGCCATGACCGCCAAGAGCCGGGCCGACTACCGCTTTACCCGCCCCTATTTGCAATTGCCGGCGCGCTTTGCAATCCGCAAGGACGCCGCTCCCGGTGGCATTGATGCCAAGGCGCTGGCCGCACGGCGCGTCGGCGTCGTCGGGGGTGCCGCCCACGAGGCGATGCTGCGCGAATGGTTCCCGGCGCTCAAACCGGTCACCTTCTCGCGGCCGGACTGGATGTTCGACGCGCTCAAATCCGGCAACCTCGACGCCGTCTATGGCGATGGGCTGCAATTGTCGTTCTGGTTGTCGAGCCAGACCGCGGAATCCTGTTGCCGGTTCTTTGACGGGCCGTATTTCTCACGCGCCCATCTGGGCGAAGGCCTGGCAATTGCCGTGGCGCCCCGCAACGCGGCTCTGGCAGTGGCGTTCGACAATGCGCTGGCAGCACTCAACCGCGACGGCCGCTTCGCCGAACTCTATCTCCGCTGGTTCCCGAACGGGCTCTACTGA
- a CDS encoding glutathione S-transferase family protein: MTDFTLDCFLESGNAYKVALMLELCGADWAPRRVAFFTGQTRSEEFRSLNVMGEAPVLTHHKADSDIVLSQSGAILDYLSREFDRFGPANEDERREILRWLFWDNHKQTSYMATYRFMSHFQNKTDDPVAQFFHARAVNAWKVLEARLKDHDFVASGHPTIADLSICGYLFWPDQIGMDVNAYPNIAAWLDRISALPGFKRPEQLMPSGIDPATATA; the protein is encoded by the coding sequence ATGACAGATTTCACACTCGACTGTTTTTTGGAAAGCGGTAACGCCTACAAGGTGGCGTTGATGCTGGAACTGTGTGGCGCCGACTGGGCACCGCGGCGCGTGGCGTTCTTCACCGGCCAGACCCGATCCGAGGAATTCCGTAGTCTCAATGTGATGGGCGAAGCGCCGGTGCTGACCCATCATAAGGCGGACAGCGACATAGTGCTGAGCCAGTCCGGCGCAATTCTCGATTATCTGTCCCGTGAATTCGACCGGTTCGGTCCGGCAAACGAGGATGAGCGCCGGGAAATCTTGCGCTGGTTGTTCTGGGACAACCACAAGCAGACCAGCTATATGGCCACCTATCGGTTCATGAGCCACTTCCAGAACAAGACTGACGACCCTGTCGCCCAGTTCTTCCACGCCCGAGCAGTCAACGCATGGAAGGTATTGGAAGCCCGCCTGAAGGATCACGACTTTGTCGCCTCCGGTCACCCGACGATCGCCGATTTGTCGATCTGCGGTTACCTGTTCTGGCCCGATCAGATCGGAATGGACGTGAACGCCTACCCGAATATCGCAGCCTGGCTCGACCGCATCAGCGCCCTGCCCGGCTTCAAACGCCCCGAACAATTGATGCCGAGCGGGATCGACCCCGCTACGGCAACTGCCTGA
- a CDS encoding 3-hydroxyacyl-CoA dehydrogenase NAD-binding domain-containing protein, whose protein sequence is MSNEIYTVDVDNDGIALVTWDMAGRSMNVFTQEALEQLDGLVDRFVADDAVKGVIFTSGKSSFSGGADLTMMKTMLTGMAEEKRNNPENAQKLLFDQVGKMSQLFRKIETCGKPWVSAINGVCMGGAFELSLACHGRVAADSPSVKMALPEVKVGIFPGAGGTQRVPRLTNAQDALQMMTTGQSLTPARAKAMGLIHDVVEPKKLVAAAKAMIKGGLSPVAPWDVKGFKLPGGQIWSAQGAQLWPAASAILRRETQNNYPAAKAILQSVFEGLQVPIDTGLRIEQRYFSHILQTNEAQSMIRSLFVSLQEINKGARRPDGIKPTKFRKIGVVGAGFMGAGIAYVTAKAGIPVVLIDRDLEVAGKGKAYSEDLVKKGIQKGKTTKEEGDKLLSLITTSADHADLADADLVIEAVFEDRDVKKAVTESIEAQIRPTTVYASNTSTLPITGLAKNSKRPKNFIGIHFFSPVDKMLLVEIILGRKTSDKALAVALDYVAAIKKTPIVVNDTRGFFVNRCVLRYMNESYNMLAEGVPPAMIENAAKMAGMPVGPLSLNDEVAIDLSLKILRAAVADLGEKAVDPRHLALVERMVEKEGRLGRKNGKGFYDYPAKPAKKHLWPELKTLYPQLDPAKVDVKELQNRYLAVIALEAARTVEEGIVTDPREADLGTILGFGFAPYTGGALSYIDSMGAKAFVAMCKVLARKYGSQFRAPKLLLDMAEKDETFYGRFNPYRDDKAAA, encoded by the coding sequence ATGAGCAATGAAATTTACACCGTAGACGTCGACAATGACGGCATCGCGCTCGTCACCTGGGACATGGCCGGCCGGTCGATGAACGTGTTCACGCAGGAAGCGCTTGAGCAGCTCGACGGGCTGGTTGACCGGTTTGTCGCCGATGACGCCGTCAAGGGCGTGATCTTCACGTCCGGAAAGTCATCCTTTTCCGGCGGCGCCGACCTGACCATGATGAAGACCATGCTGACCGGCATGGCGGAAGAAAAACGCAACAATCCGGAAAATGCGCAGAAGCTGCTGTTTGACCAGGTTGGCAAGATGAGCCAGCTGTTTCGCAAGATCGAGACCTGCGGCAAGCCGTGGGTGTCGGCCATCAATGGTGTGTGCATGGGTGGGGCGTTCGAATTGTCGCTGGCCTGCCACGGCCGGGTCGCAGCGGATTCACCGTCAGTCAAGATGGCGCTGCCGGAAGTCAAGGTCGGCATCTTCCCGGGCGCTGGTGGCACCCAACGCGTTCCGCGCCTGACCAATGCGCAGGATGCGTTGCAGATGATGACCACCGGGCAGTCGCTGACACCGGCGCGCGCCAAGGCGATGGGGCTGATTCACGACGTTGTGGAACCCAAGAAACTGGTTGCCGCCGCCAAGGCGATGATCAAGGGCGGGCTTTCCCCGGTCGCTCCCTGGGACGTCAAGGGGTTCAAGCTGCCGGGTGGGCAGATCTGGTCGGCACAGGGCGCACAGCTCTGGCCTGCGGCTTCCGCCATCCTGCGGCGCGAAACCCAGAACAATTACCCTGCAGCCAAGGCCATCCTGCAAAGCGTGTTTGAAGGATTGCAGGTGCCTATCGACACCGGCTTGCGGATCGAGCAGCGCTATTTCAGTCATATCCTGCAAACCAATGAAGCCCAGTCGATGATCCGGTCGCTGTTCGTCTCGCTGCAGGAGATCAACAAGGGCGCACGCCGTCCCGACGGCATCAAGCCCACCAAGTTCCGCAAAATCGGCGTTGTCGGCGCCGGTTTCATGGGCGCGGGCATTGCCTATGTGACGGCCAAGGCCGGCATTCCGGTGGTGCTGATAGACCGCGATCTCGAAGTTGCCGGCAAGGGCAAGGCTTATTCGGAAGACCTCGTCAAAAAGGGCATCCAGAAGGGCAAGACCACCAAGGAAGAAGGCGACAAACTGTTGTCGCTGATCACCACCTCGGCCGATCATGCAGATCTGGCGGATGCGGATCTGGTGATTGAAGCCGTTTTTGAAGATCGCGACGTCAAGAAGGCAGTGACAGAATCGATCGAAGCGCAGATCCGGCCGACCACGGTCTATGCCTCGAACACTTCGACGCTGCCTATCACCGGGCTTGCCAAGAACTCGAAGCGCCCAAAGAACTTCATCGGCATCCACTTTTTCTCGCCGGTCGACAAGATGCTGCTGGTGGAGATCATTCTCGGCCGCAAGACCTCGGACAAGGCGCTGGCCGTGGCACTCGATTATGTCGCCGCAATCAAGAAGACGCCGATCGTGGTCAACGACACCCGCGGCTTCTTCGTCAACCGCTGCGTGCTGCGTTACATGAACGAGAGCTACAACATGCTTGCCGAGGGCGTGCCGCCGGCAATGATCGAGAACGCCGCCAAGATGGCCGGCATGCCGGTCGGGCCGCTGTCGCTCAATGACGAGGTGGCCATCGACCTGTCGCTCAAGATCCTGCGCGCTGCCGTTGCCGATCTCGGCGAAAAGGCGGTCGATCCGCGTCACCTGGCGCTGGTCGAACGGATGGTCGAGAAGGAAGGCCGGCTCGGCCGCAAGAACGGCAAGGGCTTTTACGATTACCCGGCCAAGCCCGCCAAGAAGCATCTGTGGCCCGAGCTGAAGACGCTCTATCCACAGCTGGATCCAGCCAAGGTCGACGTCAAGGAACTGCAGAACCGCTATCTTGCGGTAATTGCACTGGAAGCCGCACGCACGGTCGAGGAAGGCATTGTCACCGATCCGCGTGAGGCCGATCTCGGCACCATCCTCGGCTTCGGTTTCGCGCCCTATACCGGCGGGGCGCTGAGCTACATCGACAGCATGGGCGCCAAGGCCTTTGTGGCCATGTGCAAGGTGCTGGCGCGCAAATATGGCAGCCAGTTCCGCGCCCCCAAACTGCTGCTTGATATGGCTGAAAAGGACGAAACCTTCTACGGACGGTTTAATCCCTACCGCGACGACAAGGCTGCGGCATAA
- a CDS encoding glycosyltransferase family 2 protein, whose product MIRLPVAATDRKRETREARFFLDCGIGKPHVDAALAAANANATTVEKELLAEGLIEPELYYRWLAGELGLNFIDRIDPAEVVRLPSMDTLLHRDGPLRLWRDGRQLTVIVPEARRLEAENARLAATPELRGGLAVASPATIRKAVWQAAADDRVRQTTFQLDQDYRHASARQVLTGAQGFVLALVLCLGLAGLLLHPVMALLALHVVLTLFFSGGIMLRLTALAASVIKPAHRVAHQPAAMPLPIYTVLIALLDEAEMVPAIVSRIDALDWPKSRLDIKYICEVGDRTTLAALEAQALGPECEIVMVPDFGPRTKPKALQYAFKGARGSLVAVYDAEDKPAPRQLREASARFALGDDRLACLQAPLAIANMRTNWISGLFALEYSGLFRVLIPFLARTGMPIPLGGTSNHFRRAALEAVGGWDPHNVTEDADLGLRLYAHGYRTGTIASATVEAAPVALDAWTRQRTRWLKGWAQTWLVIMRQPLKTCRSLGMGGFAVFQLMIAGMLVSALAHPLMYVFVCMTLAWLATTATVSPLHTTLMWLDLYNIAGSYLTFAAMGWRGFTGYERRRLKCRWLLLAPVYWLLMSFAGWRALAQLRRDAHLCGLM is encoded by the coding sequence TTGATCCGGTTGCCCGTTGCGGCCACGGACCGCAAGAGAGAAACACGGGAGGCACGGTTTTTTCTCGATTGCGGCATCGGCAAACCCCATGTCGATGCCGCGCTGGCCGCAGCCAATGCTAATGCCACCACTGTCGAAAAAGAGCTTCTGGCCGAAGGCCTGATCGAACCGGAACTGTACTACCGCTGGCTGGCGGGCGAACTGGGGTTGAACTTTATCGACCGGATTGACCCGGCGGAAGTGGTCCGACTTCCCTCAATGGACACGCTGCTTCATCGCGACGGGCCGCTTCGACTGTGGCGCGACGGCCGACAATTGACGGTGATCGTTCCTGAAGCGCGCCGACTTGAGGCGGAGAATGCGCGACTTGCCGCAACGCCGGAGCTGCGCGGCGGTCTGGCCGTCGCCTCGCCCGCCACCATCCGCAAGGCGGTCTGGCAGGCCGCAGCGGATGATCGGGTGCGACAGACAACCTTCCAGCTCGATCAGGATTATCGTCATGCCAGTGCCAGACAGGTCCTGACCGGGGCGCAGGGTTTTGTGCTGGCGTTGGTGCTGTGCCTTGGCTTGGCCGGATTATTGCTGCACCCGGTCATGGCGCTGCTCGCGCTGCATGTGGTTCTGACCCTGTTTTTCTCCGGCGGCATAATGTTGCGCCTGACCGCACTGGCGGCGTCGGTGATCAAACCGGCACACCGGGTTGCACATCAGCCAGCGGCAATGCCGCTGCCTATCTATACGGTGTTGATCGCACTGCTGGATGAAGCCGAGATGGTGCCCGCAATCGTTTCGCGAATTGATGCGCTGGACTGGCCCAAAAGCCGGCTCGACATCAAATACATCTGCGAGGTCGGAGACAGGACGACACTCGCGGCGCTTGAGGCACAGGCTCTCGGACCCGAGTGCGAAATCGTCATGGTTCCCGATTTCGGCCCGCGCACCAAGCCAAAGGCGCTGCAATACGCGTTCAAGGGTGCGCGCGGATCGCTGGTTGCTGTCTATGACGCAGAAGACAAGCCCGCGCCGCGGCAATTGCGGGAAGCCTCGGCTCGATTTGCCCTGGGCGATGACCGCCTGGCGTGCCTGCAGGCGCCGCTCGCCATCGCCAACATGCGCACCAACTGGATCAGCGGGCTGTTCGCGCTCGAATACAGCGGGCTTTTCCGGGTGCTGATCCCGTTTCTTGCCCGCACCGGCATGCCGATACCGCTGGGTGGCACCTCCAACCATTTCCGGCGCGCAGCACTTGAAGCCGTCGGCGGGTGGGATCCCCACAATGTGACCGAAGATGCCGATCTAGGCTTGCGACTGTATGCGCATGGCTACCGCACCGGCACGATCGCCAGCGCCACGGTGGAGGCGGCGCCAGTTGCGCTTGATGCGTGGACCCGGCAGCGCACCCGGTGGCTCAAGGGCTGGGCGCAGACATGGCTGGTGATCATGCGCCAACCACTGAAAACCTGCCGCAGCCTGGGTATGGGCGGATTTGCTGTCTTTCAGTTGATGATTGCTGGGATGCTGGTCTCGGCGCTCGCACATCCGTTGATGTACGTCTTTGTCTGCATGACGCTGGCCTGGCTCGCGACCACGGCGACAGTATCGCCGTTGCACACCACGCTGATGTGGCTCGACCTGTACAACATAGCGGGCAGCTACCTGACCTTCGCAGCGATGGGATGGCGCGGATTCACGGGCTATGAACGCCGCCGGCTCAAATGCCGCTGGCTGTTACTGGCACCAGTCTATTGGCTGCTGATGTCATTTGCCGGATGGCGGGCGCTGGCACAATTGAGACGAGATGCGCATCTGTGCGGTCTTATGTAG
- a CDS encoding S24 family peptidase — MLSHERIWSALDALAERHGLTASGLARRAGLDPTSFNKSKRRGTDGRDRWPSTESLSKVLGATGSSLDEFLSLVAGDNSGAGNPIPEGAFPPQTGSIPLLGFAQAGSGGFFDDGGFPAGQGWDVVDFPTQPSERPGVYALEVQGDSMMPLYRDGDILIVEPGGQIRRGDRVVVRSCEGEVMAKVLTRQSARSVELMSLNPDHPNRSFELSEIDWMARIIWASQ; from the coding sequence ATGCTCTCGCATGAACGCATCTGGTCAGCGCTTGACGCGCTTGCGGAACGCCACGGGCTGACGGCATCCGGACTGGCACGCCGTGCCGGTCTGGATCCCACATCATTCAACAAGTCCAAGCGCCGCGGCACCGACGGCCGCGACCGCTGGCCATCCACGGAATCGCTCTCCAAGGTGCTTGGCGCGACTGGCTCGTCCCTTGATGAATTCTTGAGCCTTGTCGCCGGTGACAATTCCGGCGCCGGCAATCCCATTCCCGAGGGGGCGTTTCCGCCGCAGACCGGCTCTATCCCGTTGCTGGGATTTGCCCAAGCCGGATCGGGAGGATTTTTCGATGATGGCGGATTCCCCGCGGGCCAGGGCTGGGATGTTGTCGATTTTCCGACCCAGCCATCGGAGCGACCCGGGGTCTATGCGCTGGAGGTTCAGGGCGACAGCATGATGCCGCTCTACCGTGATGGCGACATTCTGATTGTCGAGCCCGGCGGGCAGATCCGTCGCGGTGACCGGGTGGTGGTGCGCTCGTGCGAGGGGGAGGTGATGGCCAAGGTACTCACCCGCCAGAGCGCGCGATCGGTGGAACTGATGTCGCTCAATCCCGACCATCCCAACCGCAGTTTCGAGCTGAGCGAGATCGACTGGATGGCGCGGATCATCTGGGCCAGCCAGTAA
- a CDS encoding acyl-CoA dehydrogenase family protein — MATMPSEVLGVSRPDWMDDDVAMLEDMALRWLEAEVAPHYDRYEKQEMVDRSAWEGAGAAGLLCASMPEEYGGSGGTYAHEAVIAEALGRAGTDGFGIALHNAIVAPYILHFGSEEQKKKWLPKMASGEMIGAIAMTEPGAGSDLQGIKTTAKKDGNHYVLNGSKTFITNGQHANLIIVVTKTDTSKGAKGVSLMVVETEEVEGFRRGRNLDKVGLKSNDTSELFFDDVRIPTANMLGTEEGQGFAQLMTELPQERLLIANQAISMIERALAITIDYVKERKAFGKAVIEFQNTQFKLAELKSEAVMARVFVNHCIGEHLKGELSSTTASMAKYLTTDLQCKVVDECVQLHGGYGYMNEYPVARMFRDARVQRIYGGTNEIMKLLIARSL, encoded by the coding sequence ATGGCGACCATGCCATCTGAAGTTCTTGGTGTCTCGCGTCCGGACTGGATGGACGACGATGTAGCGATGCTCGAAGACATGGCGTTGCGCTGGCTCGAAGCCGAGGTAGCGCCGCATTATGACCGCTACGAGAAGCAGGAAATGGTCGACCGCAGCGCCTGGGAAGGCGCCGGCGCCGCCGGCTTGCTGTGTGCTTCGATGCCGGAGGAATATGGCGGTTCGGGCGGCACCTACGCCCATGAGGCGGTAATCGCCGAAGCGCTGGGCCGTGCCGGCACCGACGGGTTCGGCATCGCGCTGCACAATGCCATCGTGGCGCCCTATATCCTGCATTTCGGCTCGGAAGAACAGAAGAAGAAATGGCTGCCGAAAATGGCTTCCGGCGAAATGATCGGCGCCATCGCCATGACAGAACCGGGTGCCGGCTCGGACCTTCAGGGCATCAAGACAACGGCCAAAAAGGACGGCAACCACTATGTCCTCAATGGCTCGAAAACTTTCATCACCAACGGCCAGCACGCCAATCTGATCATCGTCGTGACCAAGACCGACACATCAAAGGGCGCCAAGGGCGTGTCGTTGATGGTGGTCGAAACCGAGGAGGTTGAAGGCTTCCGCCGCGGCCGCAATCTCGACAAGGTGGGGCTCAAATCCAACGACACATCGGAGCTCTTTTTTGATGATGTCCGCATCCCCACCGCCAACATGCTCGGCACCGAGGAAGGTCAAGGCTTTGCGCAACTGATGACCGAACTGCCGCAGGAACGGCTGCTGATCGCCAACCAGGCGATCTCGATGATTGAGCGGGCACTGGCGATCACCATTGATTACGTCAAGGAGCGCAAAGCCTTCGGCAAGGCGGTCATCGAATTCCAGAACACCCAGTTCAAGCTCGCCGAGCTAAAATCCGAAGCGGTGATGGCGCGGGTATTTGTCAATCACTGCATCGGTGAACACCTCAAGGGCGAACTGAGCTCGACCACGGCCTCGATGGCCAAGTATCTGACCACCGACCTGCAGTGCAAGGTGGTGGATGAGTGCGTGCAGTTGCATGGCGGCTATGGCTACATGAACGAATACCCGGTGGCGCGGATGTTCCGCGATGCCCGCGTGCAGCGGATTTATGGCGGAACCAATGAGATCATGAAGCTGTTGATCGCAAGGAGCCTGTAA
- a CDS encoding DUF6471 domain-containing protein, giving the protein MAEKTDWEMKAANLLKAELKRKGVTYAGLVERLAQLGVDEKEVNVRNKLSRGKFTAAFLLQCLSAIGSSSLHLD; this is encoded by the coding sequence ATGGCAGAAAAAACAGATTGGGAAATGAAAGCCGCCAACCTCCTAAAGGCGGAATTGAAGCGTAAGGGCGTAACCTACGCGGGGTTAGTCGAAAGGCTGGCGCAATTAGGAGTTGACGAGAAGGAGGTGAACGTCCGTAATAAGCTCTCGCGGGGCAAATTCACGGCGGCATTTCTACTTCAATGTCTAAGCGCTATTGGATCATCTTCATTGCATTTGGATTAG
- a CDS encoding 2-hydroxychromene-2-carboxylate isomerase, protein MSVIDYYFYCASPFTYLGHNKICDLAERHKVLLNYKPVNLKALWDISGAVPPGQRPPVRQRLRLIELQRLAAWRELPIKTTPKYFPVDPALADKVVIALSQDGHDPRYFMAKVLAGVWANDDDIADEAVLASYLSQVGLDPGPPLADAKTEAVAAIREQNSREAIAADAVGVPTYVFNGEPFWGQDRIELLEQALVTGRQPYRPA, encoded by the coding sequence ATGTCAGTGATCGACTATTATTTTTATTGCGCGTCGCCTTTCACCTATCTCGGCCACAATAAAATCTGCGATCTGGCCGAACGGCACAAGGTCTTGCTCAACTACAAGCCGGTCAATCTGAAAGCGCTGTGGGACATATCCGGTGCGGTTCCACCCGGACAACGACCTCCGGTCAGGCAGCGGCTGCGGCTGATCGAGTTGCAGCGGCTTGCAGCCTGGCGGGAACTGCCGATCAAGACCACGCCAAAATACTTTCCGGTTGATCCGGCGCTGGCTGACAAGGTGGTCATCGCGCTGAGCCAGGACGGACATGACCCGCGCTATTTCATGGCCAAGGTGCTGGCCGGCGTCTGGGCCAATGACGACGACATCGCCGATGAGGCTGTGCTGGCCTCTTACCTGTCGCAGGTCGGCCTCGATCCCGGACCACCGCTCGCCGATGCCAAAACAGAGGCGGTTGCCGCCATTCGCGAACAGAACTCCCGCGAAGCCATCGCCGCCGACGCGGTGGGCGTACCGACCTACGTGTTCAACGGTGAGCCGTTCTGGGGCCAGGACCGGATCGAACTGCTGGAACAGGCGCTTGTCACCGGCCGACAGCCTTATCGTCCGGCCTGA